From the genome of Halobellus litoreus, one region includes:
- a CDS encoding type II glyceraldehyde-3-phosphate dehydrogenase — protein sequence MIRVGVNGYGTIGKRVADAVAAQPDMEVAGVAKTQPNFEAHTAVERGYSMYAAIPERAPLFGDAGIETAGVVDELVADADVIVDATPSGIGAENRSLYASYDTPAIFQGGEDASVAQVSFNARANYDAAWGADSVRVVSCNTTGLSRLVAPLDEEYGVEKVRATLVRRGGDPSQHSRGPINDILPNPIEIPSHHGPDVQTIFPDLSIDTMGLKVPATLMHVHAVNVTLESDVTAAHVRQLLESQSRIYVIPEGLGLDGAGKLKDFALDAGRPRGDLWENCLWGESIATEGRDLYLFQAVHQESDVVPENVDAIRAVTESADAEESIERTNRTIGVGLAGDPSGFNDSDRVGAEAADD from the coding sequence ATGATACGAGTGGGTGTCAACGGCTACGGAACGATCGGGAAACGCGTCGCCGACGCCGTCGCGGCCCAGCCAGATATGGAAGTCGCGGGCGTCGCCAAGACGCAACCCAACTTCGAGGCCCACACCGCCGTCGAGCGCGGCTATTCGATGTACGCGGCGATTCCGGAACGAGCGCCGCTCTTCGGCGACGCCGGCATCGAGACCGCGGGCGTCGTCGACGAACTGGTCGCCGACGCCGACGTGATCGTCGACGCCACGCCCTCCGGAATCGGCGCGGAGAACCGATCGCTGTACGCCTCCTACGACACGCCCGCGATCTTCCAGGGCGGCGAGGACGCGAGCGTCGCCCAGGTGAGTTTCAACGCCCGGGCGAACTACGACGCCGCCTGGGGAGCGGACTCCGTTCGCGTGGTCTCCTGTAACACGACGGGACTCTCGCGGCTCGTCGCACCGCTCGACGAGGAGTACGGCGTCGAGAAGGTCCGCGCGACGCTCGTCCGACGCGGCGGCGACCCGAGCCAGCACTCCCGCGGACCGATCAACGACATCCTCCCGAACCCGATCGAGATCCCCTCCCACCACGGCCCCGACGTCCAGACCATCTTCCCCGACCTGTCGATCGACACGATGGGGCTGAAGGTGCCGGCGACGCTGATGCACGTCCACGCGGTCAACGTCACGCTCGAATCCGACGTGACGGCCGCGCACGTCCGCCAGCTCCTCGAGTCCCAGTCGCGGATCTACGTCATCCCGGAGGGCCTCGGCCTCGACGGTGCCGGGAAGCTGAAGGACTTCGCGCTCGACGCCGGCCGGCCGCGCGGCGACCTCTGGGAGAACTGCCTGTGGGGCGAGTCGATCGCGACCGAGGGCCGAGACCTCTATCTCTTCCAGGCGGTCCACCAGGAGTCCGACGTCGTCCCCGAGAACGTCGACGCGATCCGCGCGGTGACAGAGAGCGCCGACGCCGAGGAGAGCATCGAGCGGACGAACCGGACGATCGGAGTCGGCCTCGCGGGCGACCCGTCGGGCTTCAACGACTCCGACCGAGTCGGCGCCGAGGCCGCGGACGACTGA
- a CDS encoding DUF2391 domain-containing protein has product MDSSDEELQRLLEEFDALAETVDSPEERARVRTARRAAVAAAAEAPVFGRVIRGFDRSDLAEAFLGSFLFGVPMFVEGGTNEVGAFLAGRPLLLAGTLLGGIALVVSILYVAEIQDVRVQDPFFGVIPRRLVGVLGVSFLTAVVAMTAWGRVAWSEPALAFATVVVAFVPMSVGAALGDILPGT; this is encoded by the coding sequence ATCGATTCGTCGGACGAGGAGCTGCAGCGCCTCCTCGAGGAGTTCGACGCGCTCGCAGAGACGGTCGACTCCCCGGAGGAGCGAGCGCGGGTCCGGACCGCCCGGCGCGCCGCTGTCGCCGCCGCAGCGGAGGCCCCCGTGTTCGGTCGGGTCATCCGCGGCTTCGACCGGAGCGACCTCGCGGAGGCGTTCCTGGGATCGTTTCTGTTCGGGGTTCCGATGTTCGTCGAGGGGGGTACGAACGAGGTTGGAGCGTTCCTCGCAGGCCGGCCGCTCTTGCTCGCCGGGACGCTCCTCGGCGGGATCGCGCTCGTCGTCTCGATCCTCTACGTCGCGGAGATACAGGACGTGCGCGTTCAGGATCCGTTCTTCGGCGTGATTCCCCGGCGGCTGGTCGGCGTTCTCGGCGTCTCGTTTCTCACCGCCGTCGTCGCGATGACCGCGTGGGGACGCGTCGCGTGGTCGGAACCGGCCCTGGCGTTCGCGACGGTAGTGGTCGCGTTCGTCCCGATGAGCGTCGGGGCGGCGCTGGGCGACATCCTCCCGGGGACGTGA
- a CDS encoding metallophosphoesterase family protein, whose translation MLVGLCSDTHDNLDLARSAVETFEAEGVDAVVHCGDVVAPFTAAVFDAGFDFHAVRGNNDGEWALADTIDEFGTYHGESAHLTFDAPDGEVDVAVYHGTSERLVDALLDCGTYDYVVRGHTHQRTHQERDGTVHVNPGGLPFPGADDAYHVALFETDAGDVTFAEVTP comes from the coding sequence ATGCTCGTCGGACTCTGTTCGGACACCCACGACAACCTCGATTTGGCGCGGAGCGCGGTCGAAACGTTCGAAGCCGAGGGCGTCGACGCCGTCGTCCACTGCGGGGACGTCGTCGCGCCCTTCACGGCGGCGGTCTTCGACGCCGGTTTCGATTTCCACGCCGTTCGCGGGAACAACGACGGCGAGTGGGCCCTGGCCGACACGATCGACGAGTTCGGGACGTACCACGGCGAGAGCGCCCACCTGACCTTCGACGCGCCGGACGGCGAGGTCGACGTCGCGGTCTACCACGGGACGAGCGAGCGCCTCGTGGACGCGCTCCTCGACTGCGGCACGTACGACTACGTCGTCCGCGGGCACACCCACCAGCGGACCCACCAAGAGCGCGACGGGACGGTCCACGTTAACCCGGGCGGCCTGCCGTTCCCCGGTGCCGACGACGCCTACCACGTCGCCCTTTTCGAGACCGACGCCGGCGACGTGACGTTCGCCGAGGTCACGCCGTAG
- a CDS encoding phosphoglycerate kinase, with amino-acid sequence MSESTATSTFDTLDDLPPEQRVLVRLDLNSPIVDGEPQDNRRFERHAKTVRELAEAGHRVVLLAHQGRPGRDDFVSLSGHAEILASHLGRDVGFVADTYGTTAIDAIEGLGGGEILLLENTRMCDDELPEEDPETKAETEFVRALAPHFDAYVNDAYSAAHRSHASLVGFPLVLPAYAGRVMETEYEANTAIAAKEFDGRVTMVVGGTKATDVIDVMNNLGTTVDDFLLGGIAGELFLRAAGHPVGFDLDPDADLYDSQWEANHAVVEAMLDECGDQITLATDLAYEDEDGERAEIDVDAIEEKDVSFLDVGTDTAEGYADVVRDSEAVFVKGALGVFEDERFSVGTVTVLEAIAETDCFSVVGGGDTSRAIGMYGMDEANFGHVSIAGGAYIRALTGQPLAGVEALKRD; translated from the coding sequence AGCCACAGGACAACCGCCGCTTCGAGCGCCACGCGAAGACCGTGCGCGAACTCGCCGAGGCGGGCCACCGCGTCGTGCTCCTGGCGCACCAGGGCCGCCCCGGCCGCGACGACTTCGTCTCCCTGTCGGGCCACGCCGAGATCCTCGCCTCACACCTCGGCCGCGACGTCGGGTTCGTCGCAGACACGTATGGAACAACAGCGATCGACGCCATCGAGGGACTCGGCGGGGGAGAGATCCTCCTCCTCGAGAACACGCGGATGTGCGACGACGAACTGCCCGAGGAGGACCCAGAAACCAAGGCCGAGACGGAGTTCGTGCGGGCGCTCGCGCCGCACTTCGACGCCTACGTCAACGACGCCTATTCCGCAGCGCACCGCTCGCACGCGTCGCTCGTCGGCTTCCCGCTCGTCCTCCCGGCGTACGCCGGCCGCGTGATGGAGACCGAGTACGAGGCCAACACCGCCATCGCCGCGAAGGAGTTCGACGGTCGGGTCACGATGGTCGTCGGCGGCACGAAGGCCACCGACGTGATCGACGTGATGAACAATTTAGGGACCACAGTCGACGACTTCCTGCTGGGCGGCATCGCGGGCGAACTGTTCCTCCGGGCGGCCGGCCACCCGGTCGGGTTCGACCTCGACCCCGACGCCGACCTCTACGACTCCCAGTGGGAGGCGAACCACGCGGTCGTCGAGGCGATGCTCGACGAGTGCGGCGACCAGATCACGCTCGCGACGGACCTCGCCTACGAGGACGAGGACGGCGAGCGCGCCGAGATCGACGTCGACGCGATCGAGGAGAAGGACGTCTCCTTCCTGGACGTCGGCACCGACACCGCCGAGGGGTACGCCGACGTGGTCCGCGACTCCGAGGCGGTCTTCGTGAAGGGCGCGCTCGGCGTCTTCGAGGACGAGCGCTTCTCGGTCGGGACCGTGACGGTGCTGGAAGCCATCGCCGAGACGGACTGCTTCTCGGTCGTCGGCGGCGGCGACACCTCCCGCGCCATCGGGATGTACGGGATGGACGAGGCCAACTTCGGACACGTCTCGATCGCCGGCGGCGCGTACATCCGGGCGCTGACCGGGCAACCGCTGGCTGGCGTCGAGGCGCTGAAGCGGGACTGA